From Pseudobdellovibrio exovorus JSS, a single genomic window includes:
- a CDS encoding pseudouridine synthase translates to MSSTKNPLKTSADKNTDPTVRLNKLLAERGLASRRGADKLIADGLVMVNGKKVYELGVKVNPNKDRITVDGKPIKSKTESLYIMFNKPKNVITSMSDPLERPTVADFMAELPVRVFPIGRLDWDSEGLLLLTNDGDFAQRVMHPKTEVTKTYHVKLDGQPLDYQIKKLLTGVSIPGGRVKAKHVEKLKQAKSKDRKTSEKHDWYKIIITEGKNHQVREMFKKIGYDVLKLHRVAIGKLRIGQLGRGEMVFLNEAAASRVFLQDLPEEAHGKRDVRHKSKKATSEKPLTKKKFNKVLNKA, encoded by the coding sequence ATGAGCAGCACAAAAAATCCATTAAAAACTAGCGCTGATAAAAACACAGATCCAACAGTGCGTTTAAATAAACTCTTAGCTGAACGCGGCTTAGCTTCCCGTCGCGGAGCCGACAAGCTGATTGCCGATGGCCTTGTCATGGTTAACGGAAAAAAAGTGTACGAGCTGGGTGTTAAAGTAAATCCGAATAAAGACCGCATCACTGTAGATGGCAAACCCATCAAGTCTAAAACAGAAAGCCTGTACATCATGTTCAATAAACCTAAGAACGTGATCACCTCAATGAGTGACCCTTTAGAGCGTCCTACTGTTGCCGACTTCATGGCTGAACTTCCTGTACGTGTCTTCCCTATTGGTCGTCTTGACTGGGATAGTGAAGGTTTATTGCTTCTGACAAATGACGGCGACTTTGCTCAACGTGTGATGCACCCGAAAACAGAAGTCACTAAAACGTATCACGTCAAATTAGATGGTCAGCCTTTAGATTATCAAATCAAAAAATTATTAACTGGTGTTTCTATCCCCGGTGGTCGTGTTAAAGCCAAACACGTAGAAAAACTGAAACAGGCAAAGTCTAAAGATCGTAAAACATCTGAAAAACATGACTGGTACAAAATCATCATCACTGAGGGTAAAAACCATCAAGTGCGCGAGATGTTCAAAAAAATCGGCTACGATGTTTTAAAACTTCATCGCGTAGCTATCGGAAAACTGCGCATCGGTCAGCTTGGCCGCGGCGAAATGGTTTTCTTGAATGAAGCGGCCGCTAGCCGCGTGTTCTTGCAGGATCTTCCTGAAGAAGCACATGGTAAACGTGATGTGCGCCATAAATCGAAAAAGGCCACCAGCGAAAAACCACTGACGAAGAAAAAATTCAATAAGGTGTTGAATAAGGCTTAG